CCGCGTGAAGGGGAGCAAAACGGAGTGGATTATTTCTTCAAGACAAGGGAAGAGTTTGAAGAGATGATCAGACAGGATCAGTTGCTGGAGTATGCTGAGTTTGTTGGCAATTACTATGGAACGCCTGTGGAGTACGTTCGCCAAACCCTCGATGCGGGAAGGGATGTTTTCCTGGAAATTGAAGTTCAGGGAGCAAGCCAGGTAAGGAGGAAATTTCCTGAGGGGCTATTCATCTTCCTTGCACCGCCAAGCCTTTCTGAGCTTGAAAACCGGATCGTGACACGAGGCACAGAAACGGAAGAAATCATCAAAGGCAGAATGAAAGCTGCAAGAGAAGAACTGGAAATGATGGAATTATATGATTATGTTGTTGAAAACGACCATGTTGAAAACGCAGCAGACCGAGTTAAGTCAATCGTCGTTGCGGAACACTGCCGCAGGGAACGAGTTCAACATCGCTATAAAAAAATGCTGGAGGTAGAATAAATGCTTAATCCTTCTATTGACTCTTTAATGACAAAAATTGATTCAAAATATTCATTGGTATCGGTTGCCGCTAAGCGCGCACGCAGCATGCAGGTCCATATGGATGCTAAATTAGATAAGTATGTTTCCCACAAGTTTGTTGGCAAGGCGCTCGAAGAAATCAACGCAGAAAAGCTTCATTTCAAGACAGCTGGAAGCCATGAAGAGTTAAATATCAACGAATAATACCGCGAT
This portion of the Mesobacillus sp. S13 genome encodes:
- the gmk gene encoding guanylate kinase, whose product is MQEKGLLIVLSGPSGVGKGTVRKELFSQHDTAFEYSVSATTRLPREGEQNGVDYFFKTREEFEEMIRQDQLLEYAEFVGNYYGTPVEYVRQTLDAGRDVFLEIEVQGASQVRRKFPEGLFIFLAPPSLSELENRIVTRGTETEEIIKGRMKAAREELEMMELYDYVVENDHVENAADRVKSIVVAEHCRRERVQHRYKKMLEVE
- the rpoZ gene encoding DNA-directed RNA polymerase subunit omega, which encodes MLNPSIDSLMTKIDSKYSLVSVAAKRARSMQVHMDAKLDKYVSHKFVGKALEEINAEKLHFKTAGSHEELNINE